A single genomic interval of Streptomyces graminofaciens harbors:
- the rpmF gene encoding 50S ribosomal protein L32 has product MAVPKRKMSRSNTRHRRAQWKASTPRLVPFTVDGSTYLVPQRLLKAYERGLIHPEG; this is encoded by the coding sequence ATGGCCGTACCCAAGCGGAAGATGTCCCGCAGCAACACCCGTCACCGGCGGGCCCAGTGGAAGGCGAGTACGCCGCGGCTGGTGCCGTTCACGGTCGACGGCTCCACGTACCTCGTACCGCAGCGGCTGCTGAAGGCGTACGAGCGCGGGCTGATCCACCCCGAGGGCTGA
- a CDS encoding TIGR03943 family putative permease subunit yields MNRQAQTVILFLTGGALLHAGFTDLYLRYVKAGLRPLLIAAGIVLIAAAVATVWYERRAVRQEKDTHADSEGGPHSEGDPHSEGDPQSEGGPYSEGDPHTHGETPGHGETPGHAHGGKGHREPRVSWLLVLPLLALVLVAPPAVGSYTALRTGSALQEQPQGYSDLPADGPLRLTVADYAGRAVYDKGRALRGRELKVTGFLALDRDGTPYLVRMALNCCAADAQPVKIALTGQLPPVLRPDTWLEATGTYTPRRTKDPVNGTPIPYLDVTTTRPVKAPHDPYDEGWNG; encoded by the coding sequence GTGAACCGCCAGGCCCAGACGGTCATCCTCTTCCTCACCGGCGGCGCCCTCCTGCACGCCGGCTTCACCGACCTCTACCTCCGCTACGTCAAGGCCGGCCTCCGCCCGCTGCTGATAGCCGCCGGGATCGTACTGATCGCGGCGGCGGTGGCGACGGTCTGGTACGAACGCCGGGCGGTCCGACAGGAGAAGGACACCCACGCCGACTCGGAGGGCGGCCCCCACTCGGAGGGCGACCCTCACTCGGAGGGCGACCCTCAGTCGGAGGGTGGCCCCTACTCGGAGGGCGACCCTCACACCCATGGAGAGACGCCCGGCCATGGCGAAACGCCCGGCCATGCCCACGGCGGCAAGGGGCACCGCGAACCCCGGGTCTCCTGGCTCCTGGTCCTCCCCCTCCTCGCCCTCGTCCTGGTCGCCCCGCCCGCGGTCGGCTCCTACACCGCCCTGCGCACCGGCTCGGCCCTGCAGGAACAGCCCCAGGGTTACTCCGACCTCCCCGCCGACGGCCCCCTGCGCCTGACCGTCGCGGACTACGCGGGCCGCGCGGTCTACGACAAGGGCCGGGCCCTGCGAGGCCGAGAACTCAAGGTCACCGGTTTCCTGGCCCTCGACCGCGACGGCACCCCGTACCTCGTCCGCATGGCCCTCAACTGCTGCGCCGCCGACGCACAACCGGTCAAAATTGCCCTCACCGGCCAACTCCCGCCCGTCCTGCGCCCCGACACCTGGCTGGAGGCGACGGGCACCTACACCCCCCGCCGGACCAAGGACCCGGTCAACGGCACCCCCATCCCGTACCTGGACGTCACCACCACCCGCCCGGTCAAGGCCCCACACGACCCGTACGACGAGGGGTGGAACGGCTGA
- a CDS encoding permease, which translates to MAITKDSPPRADRTDAAAPDDDRAARHLNSPLLLTMLLVLAVAAQGPLRGALAAPVTQSWMTVFVAVVVQALPFLVLGVLLSAAIAVFVPPSFFARALPKRPALAVPAAGLAGVVLPGCECASVPVAGALVRRGVTPAAALAFLLSAPAINPIVLTATAVAFPGDAEMVLARFAASLLVACAMGWLWQRLGRGEWMRPPERPSYEGQGKGAAFWGSVRHDVMHAGGFLVVGAMAAATLKAVVPATWLNAAADNPLVAVLALAVLAVLLSICSEADAFVAASLTQFSLTARLAFLVVGPMIDLKLFAMQTATFGRAFALRFAPVTFVLAIAVSALVGTVLL; encoded by the coding sequence GTGGCCATCACCAAGGACTCCCCGCCCCGGGCGGACCGCACCGACGCCGCCGCACCCGACGACGACCGGGCCGCCCGGCACCTCAACTCCCCCCTCCTCCTCACGATGCTGCTGGTCCTCGCGGTGGCGGCGCAGGGCCCGCTGCGCGGCGCGCTGGCGGCGCCCGTGACGCAGAGCTGGATGACGGTGTTCGTGGCCGTCGTCGTACAGGCCCTGCCGTTCCTGGTGCTCGGAGTGCTGCTGTCCGCGGCCATCGCCGTGTTCGTGCCGCCGTCGTTCTTCGCCCGCGCCCTGCCGAAACGTCCCGCCCTCGCGGTACCGGCGGCCGGGCTGGCCGGCGTGGTCCTCCCCGGCTGCGAGTGCGCGTCGGTGCCGGTGGCCGGGGCGCTGGTACGCCGAGGCGTCACCCCCGCCGCCGCGCTCGCCTTCCTGCTCTCCGCCCCGGCCATCAACCCGATCGTGCTCACCGCGACCGCCGTGGCCTTCCCGGGCGATGCCGAAATGGTGCTGGCCCGTTTCGCGGCGAGCCTGCTGGTGGCGTGCGCGATGGGCTGGCTGTGGCAGCGGCTGGGGCGCGGTGAGTGGATGCGCCCGCCGGAGCGCCCGTCCTACGAGGGGCAGGGCAAGGGGGCCGCGTTCTGGGGCTCGGTGCGGCACGACGTGATGCACGCGGGCGGTTTCCTCGTCGTCGGCGCGATGGCGGCGGCCACACTCAAGGCGGTCGTACCGGCGACCTGGCTGAACGCGGCCGCCGACAACCCGCTCGTCGCCGTGCTGGCCCTGGCGGTCCTGGCCGTCCTGCTGTCGATCTGCTCGGAGGCGGACGCGTTCGTCGCCGCGTCCCTGACCCAGTTCTCCCTGACCGCCCGGCTGGCCTTCCTGGTCGTCGGCCCGATGATCGACCTGAAACTCTTCGCCATGCAGACAGCCACCTTCGGCCGCGCCTTCGCGCTCCGCTTCGCCCCCGTCACCTTCGTCCTCGCGATCGCGGTGTCGGCGCTGGTCGGGACGGTGCTCCTGTGA
- a CDS encoding GTP-binding protein, whose protein sequence is MGRERLPVTVLSGFLGAGKTTLLNHVLANREGLRVAVIVNDMSEINIDAALVRGGEAALSRTEERLVELTNGCICCTLRDDLLEEVDRLAREGRFDYLLIESSGISEPMPVAATFAFARDDGATLGDLARLDTMVTVVDAANFLPELAGGDELVERGLDQYEDDERTVSDLLMDQIEFADVIVLNKLDLVDTATAERLGAALARLNPAARIVPAQHGRVRVADVLGTGLFDLDRAQQAPGWVRELNGDHVPETEEYGISSAVFRSELAFHPGRLWDFVTEGLDSGAFGQVLRSKGFFTLASRPRVVGLWSQAGAVARFEPSAVRDAEASYAQELVFIGVGLRGDVLREALGACLVRSGEVVGGGGEDPFPAWAAYGVEDACEHEEGVGGGR, encoded by the coding sequence ATGGGTCGTGAACGGCTGCCCGTCACCGTCCTCTCCGGGTTTCTCGGAGCGGGCAAGACCACCCTGCTCAACCATGTTCTCGCGAACCGCGAGGGGTTGCGGGTGGCGGTCATCGTCAACGACATGAGCGAGATCAACATCGACGCCGCTCTGGTGCGCGGCGGCGAGGCGGCGCTGTCGCGGACCGAGGAGCGGCTGGTCGAGCTGACCAACGGGTGCATCTGCTGCACCCTGCGGGACGATCTGCTGGAGGAGGTGGACAGGCTGGCCCGGGAGGGTCGTTTCGACTACCTCCTCATCGAGAGCAGCGGGATCTCAGAACCCATGCCCGTCGCGGCCACGTTCGCCTTCGCGCGCGACGACGGGGCCACGCTCGGCGATCTCGCGCGGCTCGACACGATGGTCACGGTCGTCGACGCCGCGAACTTCCTGCCCGAACTGGCGGGTGGTGACGAGCTGGTGGAGCGGGGGCTCGATCAGTACGAGGACGACGAGCGCACCGTCAGCGATCTGCTGATGGACCAGATCGAGTTCGCCGATGTCATCGTCCTGAACAAGCTCGACCTGGTCGACACGGCCACCGCCGAACGGCTGGGGGCGGCGCTTGCGCGGCTCAACCCGGCCGCACGGATCGTTCCGGCCCAGCACGGTCGGGTACGGGTCGCGGACGTGCTCGGCACCGGGTTGTTCGACCTCGACCGGGCCCAGCAGGCGCCGGGGTGGGTGCGGGAGCTCAACGGGGACCATGTGCCGGAGACCGAGGAGTACGGGATCTCGTCGGCCGTCTTCCGCTCCGAGTTGGCGTTCCATCCCGGGCGGCTGTGGGACTTTGTGACCGAGGGGCTCGACAGTGGGGCGTTCGGGCAGGTGCTGCGGTCCAAGGGGTTCTTCACGCTGGCCAGTCGGCCTCGGGTCGTCGGGTTGTGGTCGCAGGCGGGGGCTGTGGCGCGGTTCGAGCCGTCCGCGGTGCGGGATGCGGAGGCGTCGTACGCGCAGGAGCTTGTGTTCATCGGGGTCGGGTTGCGGGGGGATGTGTTGCGGGAGGCGCTGGGGGCGTGCCTGGTGAGGAGTGGTGAGGTGGTCGGCGGGGGTGGTGAGGATCCGTTTCCTGCGTGGGCGGCGTACGGGGTGGAGGATGCCTGTGAGCACGAGGAGGGGGTTGGGGGCGGGCGGTGA
- a CDS encoding helix-turn-helix domain-containing protein, translating into MAALFGSRVRRLRTAAGLTQAELGDRTHVVSTRITQIERASGAKPTLALARALDAALGADNLLVELWPYVYREAFPDWSRKFMARSERAVSIGEYAAHVVPGLLQTEEYARAVLSVGLTLSSEAQLEERLTVRMGRQERLGSADRPVLWVVLDEAVLRRPIGGHAVMRGQLERLIAAAAEPHITVQVLPFDQGEHDAMGGSLTILALSDGSEVAYTEGAHYGQLIEDPVEVRTFSLTYDRLRAAALPPLMSLDMIRSVMEGNHRGAKVPSRSERRRVAQEQLQQSGGRQLRGGGGRVPRRGPRP; encoded by the coding sequence ATGGCGGCGCTGTTCGGTTCGCGGGTACGCCGACTCCGTACGGCGGCCGGGCTGACCCAGGCCGAACTGGGCGACAGGACACACGTGGTGAGCACCCGGATCACGCAGATCGAGCGGGCGTCCGGGGCGAAACCGACGCTGGCACTGGCACGGGCGCTCGACGCCGCCCTCGGGGCGGACAACTTGTTGGTCGAGCTGTGGCCGTATGTGTATCGGGAGGCGTTTCCGGACTGGTCGCGGAAGTTCATGGCGCGTTCGGAGCGGGCGGTGTCCATCGGTGAGTACGCAGCGCATGTGGTGCCCGGTCTGCTCCAGACCGAGGAGTACGCGCGGGCCGTCCTGAGCGTCGGCCTCACCCTCAGCAGTGAAGCGCAGTTGGAGGAGAGGCTCACTGTGCGCATGGGACGTCAGGAGCGGCTCGGCTCAGCTGATCGACCTGTGCTGTGGGTCGTCCTCGACGAAGCGGTCCTGCGGCGGCCGATCGGTGGTCATGCGGTGATGCGCGGGCAGTTGGAGCGTCTGATCGCGGCCGCGGCCGAGCCTCACATCACCGTGCAGGTGTTGCCGTTCGACCAAGGCGAGCACGACGCGATGGGCGGCTCGCTGACGATTCTCGCGCTGTCTGACGGCTCGGAAGTCGCCTACACAGAAGGCGCGCACTACGGCCAACTGATCGAGGATCCAGTCGAGGTCAGAACATTTTCCCTGACCTACGATCGGCTACGGGCGGCAGCCCTGCCCCCGCTCATGTCTCTCGACATGATCCGATCCGTGATGGAGGGCAACCACCGTGGAGCGAAGGTCCCGTCCCGATCTGAACGGCGCCGCGTGGCGCAAGAGCAGCTACAGCAATCAGGAGGGCGGCAACTGCGTGGAGGTGGCGGACGGGTTCCCCGGCGTGGTCCCCGTCCGTGA
- a CDS encoding NAD-binding protein → MVVCGDDGLAHRLSSELRTVYGEQVTLVVPAAARVAQRPVVGRARAAALLDLVSAAVNRAAGNGDPAGGDRGGERGGERGGERSSERIGERLLEAAEATEAVLAEAGVERAAALALVYDDDETNIRAALTARRLNPRLRLVLRLYNRRLGQHIEELLDQAAALATGGTTTDGGDAIDWGGASTTVLSDADTAAPALAATAVAGTSKVVQTDGLMLRAVERPPGRAGQRDAQDSGLYTLALLSATTNDPAGADGSERDGERGPQLLPDERAVAAAGGRGTVVLETVRYAGPALPPSRRGGGSLGFLGSFGSLFSRRLRWSLAGLVGCVFALAVAQMIATGEHPLRATYLTLLDLFAINDPATEGTDSDSRQILQLLSGLMGLLLLPVLLAAVLEALGTFRSGSALRKPPRGLSGHVVLLGLGKIGTRVLARLRELHIPVVCVEADPEARGLAEARRLRVPVVLGDVTQEGVLEAAKIHRAHALLAVTSSDTTNLEAGLYARSVRPDLRVVLRLYDDDFATAVYRTLRAAHPQALTRSRSVTHLAAPAFAGAMVGRQILGAIPVERRVLLFAAVEVRGHPRLEGRTVAESFRAGAWRVLALDTAAAAAGDPGEQRASGLVWDLPPTYVLRAEDRVVLAATRRGLAELLGRRARTA, encoded by the coding sequence ATGGTCGTCTGCGGTGACGACGGGCTGGCGCACCGCCTCTCCTCCGAACTACGCACCGTGTACGGCGAGCAGGTGACCCTCGTCGTACCGGCCGCCGCCCGGGTCGCCCAGCGGCCGGTGGTGGGGCGGGCCCGGGCCGCCGCGCTCCTCGACCTGGTGTCCGCGGCGGTCAACCGGGCCGCCGGCAACGGCGATCCGGCGGGTGGCGACCGCGGCGGCGAACGAGGCGGCGAACGAGGCGGTGAGCGGAGCAGCGAGCGCATCGGCGAGCGGCTGCTGGAGGCCGCCGAGGCGACCGAGGCCGTACTCGCCGAGGCCGGGGTGGAGCGGGCCGCCGCGCTCGCGCTCGTGTACGACGATGACGAGACCAACATCCGGGCCGCCCTCACCGCCCGGCGTCTCAACCCCCGGCTGCGGCTCGTCCTCCGGCTCTACAACCGGCGGTTGGGACAGCACATCGAGGAACTCCTCGACCAGGCGGCGGCGTTGGCCACGGGCGGCACCACCACCGACGGGGGCGATGCCATCGACTGGGGCGGTGCCTCCACCACCGTCCTCTCCGACGCCGACACCGCCGCGCCCGCGCTGGCCGCCACCGCCGTCGCCGGGACCAGCAAGGTTGTCCAGACGGACGGGCTGATGCTGCGCGCGGTGGAACGCCCACCGGGGCGTGCCGGGCAACGCGACGCCCAGGACTCCGGGCTCTACACGCTCGCGCTGCTGTCGGCCACGACCAACGACCCCGCCGGAGCCGACGGTTCCGAACGGGACGGGGAGCGCGGGCCCCAACTCCTGCCCGACGAGCGGGCGGTGGCGGCCGCGGGCGGACGCGGCACGGTCGTACTGGAGACCGTGCGGTACGCGGGGCCGGCCCTGCCGCCGAGTCGGCGCGGGGGCGGGTCGCTCGGGTTTCTCGGCTCGTTCGGATCGCTCTTCTCGCGGCGGCTGCGGTGGTCGCTCGCGGGTCTCGTGGGGTGTGTGTTCGCGCTCGCCGTCGCGCAGATGATCGCGACCGGGGAGCATCCGCTGCGGGCCACGTATCTCACTCTGCTCGACCTCTTCGCCATCAACGACCCCGCGACCGAGGGCACCGACTCCGACTCCCGGCAGATCCTGCAACTGCTGTCCGGGCTGATGGGGTTGCTGCTGCTGCCGGTGCTGCTGGCCGCCGTGCTGGAGGCGCTGGGTACGTTCCGCAGCGGATCCGCGCTGCGGAAGCCGCCGCGCGGGCTGTCCGGGCACGTCGTCCTGCTCGGCCTCGGCAAGATCGGTACGCGGGTGCTGGCACGGCTGCGGGAGCTGCACATCCCCGTGGTGTGCGTCGAGGCCGACCCCGAGGCGCGCGGGCTGGCGGAGGCGCGGCGGCTCCGGGTGCCGGTGGTGCTGGGGGATGTGACCCAGGAGGGTGTGCTGGAGGCCGCGAAGATCCATCGGGCGCACGCGCTGCTGGCGGTGACCAGCTCCGACACGACGAACCTGGAAGCGGGGCTGTACGCCCGTTCCGTACGCCCCGATCTGCGTGTCGTCCTGCGCCTCTACGACGACGACTTCGCCACCGCCGTGTACCGCACCCTGCGTGCCGCGCACCCGCAGGCCCTCACCCGGAGCCGGAGCGTGACGCATCTGGCCGCGCCCGCGTTCGCCGGGGCGATGGTGGGGCGGCAGATCCTGGGGGCGATTCCGGTGGAGCGGCGGGTGCTGCTGTTCGCGGCGGTGGAGGTGCGGGGGCATCCGCGGCTGGAGGGGCGGACGGTGGCGGAGTCGTTTCGGGCCGGGGCGTGGCGGGTGCTGGCGCTGGACACGGCCGCGGCCGCGGCCGGCGACCCCGGCGAGCAGCGGGCCTCGGGACTGGTGTGGGATCTGCCGCCGACGTACGTACTGCGGGCCGAGGACCGGGTGGTGCTGGCGGCGACGCGGCGGGGGCTGGCGGAGTTGTTGGGGCGCCGGGCTCGGACGGCGTAG
- a CDS encoding ATP-binding protein yields the protein MRDDEATEHPALTVQFTSSPLGARLARRRAVRHMEMWGYPPESEVSCAVALVVAELAANAVQHGRVPGRDFRLGLGLDEVAGLVRIEVADAATAKRPPATAPSSYPDGESGRGLLLVDVLAVRWGSTPRHPVGKTIWAEVSTVAPTNLHTP from the coding sequence GTGCGCGACGACGAAGCCACCGAACACCCGGCGCTCACAGTGCAGTTCACCTCGTCGCCCCTGGGCGCCAGGCTCGCCCGACGCCGCGCCGTGCGGCACATGGAGATGTGGGGGTACCCGCCGGAGTCGGAGGTGTCGTGCGCGGTCGCCCTCGTCGTGGCTGAACTCGCCGCGAACGCCGTCCAGCACGGGCGCGTCCCGGGTCGCGACTTCCGACTCGGGCTCGGCCTCGACGAGGTGGCCGGGCTGGTGCGGATCGAGGTCGCCGACGCCGCCACCGCGAAACGGCCTCCTGCCACCGCGCCCTCGTCGTACCCCGACGGCGAGTCGGGTCGCGGCCTGCTCCTGGTGGACGTCCTGGCTGTGCGTTGGGGGTCGACGCCTCGTCACCCCGTGGGCAAGACGATCTGGGCGGAGGTGTCGACCGTCGCTCCAACAAATCTGCATACTCCATGA
- a CDS encoding sigma-70 family RNA polymerase sigma factor encodes MITPTLTAARDDHDQRAERESRDASITEWALAARGGDPAAVERFVGALHRDVQRFVAHLCADPQAVDDLAQDTFLRALGSLHRFEGRCSARTWLLSIARRAVTDSFRHAASRPRLSDVPDWRLAVERSQPHGLPGFDDGIALADLLGALPGERREAFVLTQVLGLSYEDVARLTGCPVGTIRSRVARARATLLESVREAEGEAEGVAEGEAA; translated from the coding sequence GTGATCACTCCTACCCTGACCGCGGCGCGTGACGACCACGACCAACGCGCCGAACGGGAGAGTCGCGACGCGTCGATAACCGAGTGGGCCCTCGCGGCCCGCGGCGGCGACCCGGCGGCGGTCGAGCGGTTCGTCGGCGCCCTGCACCGCGATGTCCAGCGCTTCGTCGCGCATCTCTGCGCCGACCCCCAGGCGGTCGACGACCTGGCGCAGGACACGTTCCTGCGCGCGCTCGGCAGCCTGCACCGGTTCGAGGGCCGCTGCTCGGCTCGTACGTGGCTGCTGTCCATCGCCCGCCGAGCGGTGACCGACAGCTTCCGGCACGCGGCGTCCCGGCCCCGCCTGTCCGACGTACCGGACTGGCGGCTGGCCGTCGAGCGGTCCCAGCCGCACGGGCTGCCCGGCTTCGACGACGGTATCGCTCTGGCCGACCTGCTGGGCGCCCTGCCCGGGGAGCGGCGGGAGGCGTTCGTGCTCACGCAGGTGCTGGGTCTGTCGTACGAGGACGTGGCGCGGCTCACGGGCTGCCCCGTCGGCACGATCCGCTCCCGAGTGGCCCGCGCACGGGCGACGTTGCTGGAGTCGGTGAGGGAGGCGGAGGGGGAGGCGGAGGGGGTGGCGGAGGGGGAGGCGGCGTGA
- a CDS encoding PIN domain-containing protein: protein MQLRDVCLADAAELTLMQLKNKCQSIVNTTAVVSARDGYLSWVEDAERHFRSLFDDDVMADGLYTAAYWEIRRIVQVTPRPYPLIHGEVENQVRRIDAALVQIARIREFAGHPGAIVVVDTSAFIQGEIFTDFAWPTKMGIKGPVRLIAPIIVVEELDKLKDTGNTNAGDKARKVLKRLREKHRAAGQIFPAPVRDKVTVEVLLDDDGHQRLSIPDDEIIRQAIKIKQMVTGEVTLACVDASMEFRALAKGLKVFEVPPSPRAVQ from the coding sequence ATGCAACTTCGCGATGTCTGCTTGGCGGATGCCGCCGAACTGACCCTCATGCAGCTCAAGAACAAGTGCCAAAGCATCGTCAACACGACGGCCGTTGTATCGGCCAGGGACGGATACTTGTCCTGGGTCGAGGACGCGGAGCGGCACTTTCGCAGCCTGTTTGACGACGACGTCATGGCGGATGGCCTCTACACAGCGGCGTACTGGGAGATCCGTCGCATTGTTCAAGTCACGCCACGGCCCTACCCTCTGATACACGGTGAGGTCGAGAACCAAGTCCGCCGCATCGACGCTGCTCTCGTGCAGATCGCTCGCATCCGGGAGTTCGCCGGCCATCCGGGAGCCATCGTCGTAGTCGACACCTCAGCCTTCATTCAAGGGGAGATCTTCACCGACTTTGCATGGCCGACGAAGATGGGCATCAAGGGACCCGTGCGGCTGATTGCCCCAATCATCGTGGTCGAGGAGCTTGACAAGCTCAAGGACACAGGTAACACCAACGCTGGCGACAAGGCACGCAAGGTCCTCAAGCGCCTCCGGGAGAAGCACCGGGCCGCTGGGCAGATCTTTCCCGCTCCGGTTCGAGACAAGGTGACCGTTGAGGTACTTCTCGACGACGACGGGCACCAACGCCTGTCTATCCCCGACGACGAGATCATCCGCCAGGCCATCAAGATCAAGCAGATGGTGACCGGTGAAGTCACCCTCGCCTGCGTGGACGCAAGCATGGAGTTCCGGGCCTTGGCCAAGGGCCTCAAGGTCTTTGAGGTGCCTCCATCGCCCAGGGCTGTCCAGTAA
- a CDS encoding S9 family peptidase, which yields MTDSNGSKPQAEMTPDLDHGPMPDWEKRFRAPRVSLPDWAEDAPHRSLFVSNATGTYELYAWDRATGEQRQVTDRANGTTDGVLSPDGEWIWWFDDKDGDEFGVWRRQPFSGGPDEEATPGLEPSYPAGLAIGRDGRTAVVGRSTDEDGSTIHLSRYGSEPVEIYRHRESAGVGDLSHDGSLIAIEHTEHGDAMHSALRVVRPDGTTVAELDDTKGGTVELGLEVLGFAPLDGDTRLLIGHQRGGRWEPLVWDVATGEETDLGLADRLDGDLSAEWYPDGSALLVVHDFEARSDLWRYDLASRRLERVETPKGTVSGATARPDGSVEYLWSSAAEPPVVRSTTGEVVLDPPGMKSPGSVPVEDVWVESPGGRVHALVQRPAGVEGPCPTVFDIHGGPTWHDSDAFAAAPAAWLDHGYAVIRINYRGSTGYGRAWTDALKHRVGLIELEDIEAVREWAVTSGLADPERLILTGGSWGGYLTLLGLGTRPDAWTLGIAAVPVADYVTAYHDEMEALKAMDRTLLGGTPEEVPERFEASSPLTYVDAVKAPVYISAGVNDPRCPIRQIDNYVDRLAAREAVHEVYRYDAGHGSLVVDERIKQLRLELEFAERHLGLRG from the coding sequence ATGACTGACAGCAACGGGTCCAAGCCCCAAGCCGAGATGACGCCGGACCTCGACCACGGGCCGATGCCCGACTGGGAGAAGCGGTTCCGCGCCCCGAGGGTGTCCCTGCCGGACTGGGCGGAGGACGCCCCGCACCGCTCGCTGTTCGTCTCCAACGCCACGGGGACGTACGAGCTGTACGCGTGGGACCGTGCGACGGGCGAGCAGCGCCAGGTCACCGACCGGGCGAACGGCACGACGGACGGCGTGCTCTCGCCCGACGGCGAGTGGATCTGGTGGTTCGACGACAAGGACGGCGACGAGTTCGGCGTATGGCGCCGCCAGCCGTTCTCCGGCGGCCCGGACGAAGAGGCCACACCGGGCCTGGAGCCTTCGTACCCGGCGGGTCTGGCCATCGGCCGCGACGGCCGTACGGCGGTCGTCGGCCGCTCGACGGACGAGGACGGCTCGACGATCCACCTGTCCAGGTACGGCTCGGAGCCGGTCGAGATCTACCGTCACCGGGAGTCGGCCGGCGTCGGCGACCTCTCGCACGACGGCTCGCTCATCGCGATCGAGCACACCGAGCACGGCGACGCGATGCACTCGGCGCTGCGCGTGGTGCGGCCGGACGGTACGACGGTCGCCGAGCTCGACGACACCAAGGGCGGCACGGTCGAGCTGGGCCTGGAGGTGCTCGGCTTCGCTCCGCTCGACGGGGACACGAGGCTGCTCATCGGGCATCAGCGCGGTGGCCGCTGGGAGCCGCTGGTGTGGGACGTCGCGACGGGGGAGGAGACCGACCTCGGCCTCGCGGACCGGCTGGACGGCGATCTGAGCGCCGAGTGGTATCCGGACGGGTCCGCGCTGCTCGTCGTCCACGACTTCGAGGCCCGCAGCGATCTGTGGCGCTACGACCTGGCGTCGCGTCGTCTGGAGCGGGTGGAGACCCCGAAGGGCACGGTGTCGGGGGCCACGGCCCGGCCCGACGGCAGTGTGGAGTACCTGTGGTCGTCCGCCGCCGAGCCGCCGGTCGTCCGCTCCACGACGGGTGAGGTCGTGCTCGACCCGCCGGGCATGAAGAGCCCCGGTTCGGTGCCGGTGGAGGACGTGTGGGTGGAGAGCCCCGGCGGCCGGGTCCACGCCCTGGTGCAGCGCCCGGCGGGCGTCGAGGGCCCCTGCCCCACGGTCTTCGACATCCACGGCGGCCCGACCTGGCACGACAGCGACGCGTTCGCGGCGGCACCGGCGGCCTGGCTCGACCACGGGTACGCGGTGATCCGCATCAACTACCGGGGCTCGACGGGCTACGGCCGCGCCTGGACCGACGCGCTGAAGCACCGGGTCGGCCTCATCGAGCTGGAGGACATCGAGGCGGTCCGGGAGTGGGCGGTGACGTCCGGCCTCGCGGACCCCGAGCGCCTGATCCTCACCGGTGGCTCCTGGGGCGGCTATCTGACCCTGCTCGGGCTCGGCACGCGGCCGGACGCGTGGACCCTGGGGATCGCGGCGGTTCCGGTAGCGGACTACGTCACGGCGTACCACGACGAGATGGAGGCACTGAAGGCGATGGACCGCACGTTGCTGGGGGGTACGCCGGAGGAGGTGCCCGAGCGGTTCGAGGCGTCGTCCCCGCTGACGTACGTCGACGCGGTCAAGGCTCCCGTCTACATCTCGGCCGGCGTGAACGACCCCCGCTGCCCGATCCGGCAGATCGACAACTACGTCGACAGGCTGGCGGCCAGGGAGGCGGTGCACGAGGTGTACCGCTATGACGCCGGGCACGGCTCGCTGGTGGTGGACGAGCGGATCAAGCAGCTGAGGCTTGAACTGGAGTTCGCGGAGCGACACCTGGGGCTCCGCGGCTAG
- a CDS encoding DUF397 domain-containing protein produces the protein MEVADGFPGVVPVRDSKVPHSPALTFEAASWAAFIGELKAGQDRH, from the coding sequence GTGGAGGTGGCGGACGGGTTCCCCGGCGTGGTCCCCGTCCGTGACAGCAAGGTTCCGCACAGTCCCGCTCTGACCTTCGAGGCCGCCTCCTGGGCAGCGTTCATAGGCGAGTTGAAGGCCGGCCAGGACCGCCACTGA